Genomic window (Aquimarina sp. BL5):
AAGCGTATTTGTAGTGATATCTTGGCGAGCACCTCCTATGAGAACATCAAAATTATGTTCTCCAAAACTTTTTTTATAATTAAGAGTAGGCTCGACATTTGTAGCATAGCGTTCTCCTCTAACTTCAGTAAGATCATTCAGGGGATTATCATTTACTTCACTATCTATATTACTTTGAAAGAATGTGGGTTGAAATGTGTTTCTATAAAAATTAGTGTATTCGGTTCCTACATTTAGTTTAGCAGTAAGTCCTTCTATAATTTCATAAGAAAAATTCATGTTTCCTAGAAAATTACGTTCTGTATTCTGATCATTAACTAATTGTGCGTTTGCAAATTTATTAGTTCCACCAATTCCGAAAACAGGATCACTAATAGCTTCAAATCCTCCTTCATTTTCAGGGGCAAAAGGACGAATAATAGGGACAGTACCTCCTTGATTTCCAAAAGCGTTATTACGTGTAAATCGGTTTTCAGAAAACCCGAAAGATTCCTGTATTTTAAGCTTTCCTATTTTAAATTCACTATTTAGACGTATATTTTTACGGTTGAATTCTTCACTGATTAATAGTCCTTCTTCATCGTAATAGTTAGCACTAAAAAAGTATTTTGAGTTTTCACCACCACCAGATATATTAAATCCATAATCTTGAATTGTACCTGAATTTATACTTAAATCTTGAAAATCTGTGTCAATTCCTGGATCAGGAATGTTTCCAGCAAGACCATCGTTAATCCTACGTTGGTTAAGAAACGCGATATACTCGGAGCCATTTAGTAAATCAAGTTTTCTGGGTTGTGTGTTAACTCCACTTCGTATGTCGATATTTACGGTAGGAGAAGAGTTTTGTTTACCTCTATTGGTTGTAACTATAATCACTCCATTTGCAGCACGAGAACCATATATTGCTGCGGATGTTGCATCTTTTAGTACTTGCAGATTTACAATGTCTTTTGCATTCAAGAAATTTATATTATCAGAAATAGCACCGTCAACTACGTATAGAGGGAAGGAATTAGTTAAAGAACTAACTCCACGTACAAAAACATTTGCGGGACTACCCGGCGCCCCACCTGCTGTTTCTACCTGAACTCCTGCAAGCTTACCTTGTAAGGCCGAAGTTGGGTTTGCTGTAACGACTTGTGCAATGTCTTCAGTCTTTATTTGGGATATAGCACCTGTAACATCTCTCTTAGATTGTGAACCATACCCTACAATAACTATTTCATCTAATGCTGCAGCATCTTCCTCAAGTGTTATGTCTATGGTAGTTTTACCATTTGTTGGTATTTCTGCAGTTATAAAGCCTACATAACTAAATATTAAAATAGCATTATCTGCCACATTATTTAAGGTATACCTACCATCGAAATCCGTAGTGGTACCATTATCAGTCCCTTTTACTAAGATGTTAACTCCGGGCAAGGGGCCATTAGGTTCATTTACCGTTCCCGAAACAGTTTGTTGTGCGCTAGCCAGGGTGGTTGTTAGGCCAATGAGTAACATCATGATACGATTAAATATTTTTCGCTTCATATGATTTGTGTTTGTTAATAGTTTTTTTCTGAGTTGAAGTTAGATAAGAGTATTTAATTATGCTATGATACTCTATGCTACTTTACAAAAGTAAAATATTTATTTTGATATCAAAAAATAAAATCACAATTTTTTGAAATATATGTAATTAATCAATTAAATAAATAAGAATATGTAATATTGTCTCTTTGTCGGAAATAAATAAATGACCTAGCTTTGTCTAGGAAAAACAAGAGTAATTTAGATGATATTAATTTTTAGTATCTAAAAAGAGAAAAAAAACTATAGAGAATTACGTTGTCGGAGATAAGTAGGAACAATTTCTTGAATAGGTTTTCCTTCTTTAACAAAATGAGCTGCTTTTTTTGCAATATATGTGAAATCAGTAGAAATTGTCGTTATACCACCAAAAGCAATCTCTTTTATAATATTATCATCATGGGCCAGAATGCCTATATCCGATCCAATTCGATATTCCATTTTTCGAGCATCTTTTAGAACCTTCCAAAGTTGCGTGTCACTAATAGAAAAGTATGCCGTACTTTTTGTCAATGTATTAGGTTCATAACTATCTACTACTTCGCCATTAATATCGTAATCTGATATATAACGATTAAAAGCATGTAGAATTCCTGGAGGGAAATCAGAGTATTTCTTAAAGAATAACACAAACCTTTTGTATTTTTTTATTTGGGTAGTAAGCTCCACTAGTTTTAGGTATGTTACTTCCTCAAATTCTTGAGAAATATAGGAATAATCTTTTGGCATTTTTAAATACCGGTCTACAATTAATAATCGGTCAGACGGTATTTGTTTCATCATTGATGAAACTTCTTTTTCCTGAATTGGAGCTATAACATACATACCATATTTACGTGATATATTATCTATTACTGTTTTAAGTAAAGTAAGGTTATTGTGGTGAAAGAAAATATCAATATGGTATTTTTTACCAAGTTCTTTTCTGAAAGTATTGTAAAAATCTTCCTGAAAACTATGGAATGCAAATAAAATTAATGCGACCTTTAACTTTACATTAGTTTCTTCACTAATGATATAATATCCTTTAAGATTTTTGGATTCTACTAGTCCGCGTTCTTTTAATTCGGTATATGCTTTTACAAAAGTTTTTCTGGCATATCCTACTTCTGCGACCATTTCATTAATAGAAGGTAATTTGTCTCCTACTTTTAAAACTCCGGAATCAATGGCACTTATAATTCCATTAACAATTTGCTCGTGCTTCGATAGCGAATTTATATCCTGAAGGTCGTATATTTTCTGAAGTAACGATGACATAGTAATTGCGAGTTCTAAGATCTATAAATTTAAGCTTAAATACTAGATTTCAAAATTATATCCAGATTCTTGTAGTTTTTGATATCTGACACGGTCAAATTTATATAGATAGGCACCTTTTTTAGAACCACTTTTGTCTTTTTCTTCAAGCTTAATAATTACATCAAAGGAAAGTATTTTTTTTCGAAAATTTCTGGGGTCTAATGATTTTCTGTAAATAGCCTCGTACAATGCTTGTAGTTGGGGTATGGTAAATTTTTCTGGCAAAAGCTCGAAACCAATAGGTTTATATCTAGCAACGTCTTCAATTCTTTTTAGAGCATCGGATACCATAAGATTATGATCTAGAATTAATTTGGGAATTGTATCTATGTCAAACCATGCTGCTTGGTTTTCTTTAACTGTATTTTTTATATTTTCATTAATACGTATTAAAGCATATTGAGCAATTGATACACAACGGAATCCTGGGTCTCTATCTACAGAACTATATGTTTTTAGCTCTTTCATATATACATTTTTAAGACCAGTAGATTCCTTTAGAATTCTTTTTGAGGCGTCAGAAACGCTTTCTCCGATTTTCACAAAACTTCCGATAAGAGATAATGAGTTCTTGAAAGGATTTATTTTTCGATTAAAAACTAATAACTTTAGTTTTCCGTCTTCAAACCCAAAAATGATACAATCAACGGCAACATAAAATTTATCTTTTTCTTGGTACGAGTTCATGTTATTATTTAACAGATTTTATTATCCAGAAATGGATTTAGCTGCAAATTAGTAAAAAATACAGCATTAACAATAAATGTAAAAAATACATTTATTATATTTGTTTCGTTTTCAGAATTAAAATAGGTGTTTGCTTCAGACCTATTTATCATATTATATTAAAAAAATGGCAATACATAAGAGTTTTGTAAAAGGCTTTAAGTCAGAATTGGTTGTTCACTCTCCAGGAAGAATTAATTTTATTGGCGAGCATACTGATTATAACAATGGATTTGTCCTGCCAACTGCCATAGATAAAAAAATAGTATTCTCTTTTCAGAAAAATGACTCTGAGCACGAGTGTAAAATTTATAGTTCATCTTACGATAAAATGCTTGATGTAAATCTATCTGATCTGAAACCAAGTAAAGAAGAATGGGAGAATTATATATTAGGAGTACTTAGTGAAATCTCTAAAATTTCGAATGGTGTAAAAGGTTTTGATTGTATTATTGAGAGCCAATTACCAATTGGTGCTGGAATTAGTTCTTCTGCCGCTCTAGAATGCGGGTTAGCTTATGGTCTTAATGAACTATTTAATCTTAACCTCTCTAAAATAGAACTTGTTGAGCTTTCACAACGTGCAGAACATAACTATGTGGGAACTAAGTGCGGGATCATGGATCAGTTTGCATCAGTGATGAGTGAGAATGAGAAAGTAATTCTTCTGGATTGTAAATCAAAACATTATCGATTAATCGATGCTCATTTTGAACCTTATAAAATTTTATTACTTAATACTAACGTTTCACATAATCTAGCATCTAGTGAATATAATACTCGTAGAGAAGAATGTGAGAGGGTAAGAGAAATTATTTCTAAAACATATACCAAAGTCAAATCTCTGAGAGAAGTTACTAAAAGTATGTTAGATGAATATAGAGATGAGCTTACTGATGTTCTTTATAGGAGAGCATATTATGTAATTGAAGAAAATGATCGAGTGCTTCAGGCCTCAGAGTTACTAGAAAAAAAAGATATACAAGGTTTTGGAAAATTAATGTATCAGTCTCATAGAGGATTACAACATTTGTACGAGGTAAGTTGTCCTGAATTAGATTTTTTAGTAGATTTTTCTGAAGATTATAGTCAGATTATCGGTTCCAGAATGATGGGTGGTGGTTTTGGAGGATGCACTATTAATCTAATACATGCTGATAGTGTTAATGATTATATTATAAATGTCAAAGAAGCATATAGAAAAGAATTTAATATAGAGTTAACCTCTTTTGTAACTGTTCCGAGTCAGGGAACTATAATACAAGCTAATGGAACAAAACATTAATCAAAACCCACATAGAAGATTTAATATTTTAACGGGAGAATGGGTCTTGGTATCACCTCATAGGACCAAAAGACCATGGCAAGGAAAAACAGAGGAACTTTCCAAGATTTCTAAAGTATCCTATGATGAAGATTGCTATCTATGTCCTGGAAATAAAAGAGCGAGTGGTGATATCAATCCCAATTATCAAAAACCATTTTCATTTATTAATGATTTTTCAGCATTATTTTCTGAGGTTCCTAATGAAAAGGTTGAGATAGGGTTACTTCGAGCAGAAGCAGAAATAGGTATATGTAAAGTAGTTTGTTTTTCACCTAATCACGGGTTGACACTCCCTATCATGAAAGTAGAGGAAATAGCATCAGTAATCGAACTATGGAAGCATGAATTTAGTGTTTTGGGAAGTATGAAGGACATAAATTACGTGCAAATATTTGAGAATAAAGGAGCAATTATGGGGTGTAGTAACCCACATCCTCACGGACAAATATGGGCTCAAAAATCGATACCAGAAGAGGTTAAAAAGAAAACAATACGGCAGAAAGAATATTGGGATACACATAAAAAACCACTTTTGTTGACGTATTTAGATCAAGAGTTAGAGCACAAAGAAAGAATTTTAATAGAAAATAATCATTTTGTAGCATTGGTTCCATATTGGGCAATCTGGCCCTATGAAACAATGATTATACCCAAAAGAAATATTCAGCGTATAGATCAATTAACTAAAGAAGAGGTGATTAGTTATGCGGAGATTATAAAACAATTAACTACAAAATATGATAATATTTTTAAAACCTCATTTCCTTATTCCGCGGGAATACATCAGGCTCCAACAGATGGTTTAAACCACGAGGAGTGGCAAATGCATATGGCATTCTATCCTCCATTACTTAGATCATCGAGTATAAAAAAGTTTATGGTAGGGTATGAAATGTTTGCAAATCCTCAGCGTGATGTTACTGCAGAACAAGCCGCTAAGACAATTAAAGAGCAGCCAATAGAACATTACTCTTTACAGTTATAGATTAATTCTAATAACTATAAAATCTTAGCAACCTCTTGGTTTACAAATTCCAGAAACCTTTCATCTTTTTCTGTAAATGGATCAGGAGTTTCAGAATCAATATCTATTTGTCCGATGTTCTCTCCATCTTTAAACAGCGGAATAACAATTTCGGATTTTACAGTAAAACTACAAGCGATATAATTGTCCTGAGCCTGAACATCAGGGACTATGAAGTTCTCATTAGAAACTGCAACCTGACCGCAAATCCCTTTTCCAAATGGTATGATAGTATGATCAGTTTCCTCACCAACGTATGTTCTTAGTTTTAGCTCTTCTTTATTACCATTTTTGAAATAAAAACCAACCCAATCGTAGTATTCAATAGTATCATTAAGCAATTGACAAATTTGATGTAATCTATCAGTAACAGGATTGTCTTCATTTTTAAGTATGTCAACAACCTTGGGTTTTAATTTTTCAAATAGCATTCCTTACAATTTTCCGGCAAAAGTATTTAAAATATTTAAAAGTGCGGGTTTTTTAGAATGGTATTGTTTTGTTAAAAAATTCTAAGGAAAATGCAAAAAAATAGCGATTCTGTAAATATTACGTATTTTTGCTTATACATGAAAAAAGGTTTTCAGAAAATAACAGCAACTTTATTAACCTGTTTGGTATTGCTTTCTACATTCTCATTTACTGTAGAAAAGCATTACTGTGGACGTTTTTTGGTTGATGTTGCAGTATTTTCTAAAGCCAAAGATTGTGGGATGAAAATGATGAGGCATTCTGATAATCAAAGCATAGAAACGAATAAAAAATCGTGCTGCAAAGACGAGATAATTGTGCTGGAAGGACAGGATGAACTTAAAGTTTCTTTTGATCAAGTAGGTTTTTCTCAACAAGTATTCATCGTATCCTACGTACATTCTTATATGAATCTCTTTTCTCTGCCAGAAGAAAAGCATTTGATTTCTAAGGAATATTCTCCACCCGAACGGGTCACGGATATTCTCATTCTACACGAGACTTTCTTGATTTAATTTAGTTTACTATTCTTATTTGATAAAAGTAATCTATGCGGTTATTTGTATCAAAGAGATGTTGTTTCTAACATAAAGAATACAACTGACTTCAATTAATAGTTGACTAAATCTTATTATATATGCTCAATAAAAGCATTAAATTTTTAATCGAAAACAAGTTCATAGCAGTTTTATTGCTACTGATTTTAATAGGTTGGGGACTCATCCATTCGCCTTTTCAATCAGATCTGTTTTTTTTACCGAATCATCCTGTAGCAGTCGATGCAATTCCTGATATTGGAGAAAATCAACAGATAGTCTTTACGAAATGGTCTGGAAGATCTCCACAAGATATTGAAGATCAAATTACATATCCACTTACTACCTCCTTATTAGGGGTTCCTGGAGTAAAAACCATTCGTAGTTCTTCTATGTTTGGGTTTTCTAGCATTTATATCATTTTCGAGGAAGATATAGAATTCTACTGGAGTCGCAGTCGAATCCTAGAGAAACTAAATTCATTACCGAATAAGTTATTACCTAATGGAGTAACTCCATCATTAGGTCCTGATGCTACAGGCTTAGGTCAAATATTCTGGTATACATTAGAAGGGCGAGATGATCAGGGAAAAGTTACCGGTGGTTGGGACTTACATGAGTTAAGAAGTATTCAGGATTATTACGTTAAATATGGTTTATCCTCAACCAGTGGAGTTTCTGAAGTAGCATCGATTGGAGGATATGTCCAGGAATACCAGATAGATGTTAACCCTGAATTAATGAAGCAATATAATATTGGATTACATCATGTTGTAAAAGCTGTAAAAGAGAGTAATCGTGATATTGGAGCTCAAACTCTGGAGATTAATCAGGCGGAATATCTAGTTCGTGGTTTAGGATATGTTAAATCCATTGCTGATATAGAAAATGCAGTTGTGGGTGCCGAAGAGTATACTACAATTAGGATAAAAGATATTGCAAATGTTTCTTTAGGACCATCGGCCAGACGTGGTATTCTTGATAAAGAAGGGGCTGAGGTTGTAGGTGGAGTAGTAGTAGCTCGATATGGAGCAAACCCGATGGAAGTGATCGCCAATATAAAGGATAAAATCAATGAACTAAGTTCAGGATTACCGTCTAAAATTCTTAAAGACGGTCGTACTTCTCAGTTAACAATAGTTCCTTTCTACGATAGAACTGAATTGATTCAAGAAACCTTAGGAACGTTAAAAGAAGGATTAACTCTAGAGATATTGATTACTATTTT
Coding sequences:
- a CDS encoding TonB-dependent receptor; the protein is MKRKIFNRIMMLLIGLTTTLASAQQTVSGTVNEPNGPLPGVNILVKGTDNGTTTDFDGRYTLNNVADNAILIFSYVGFITAEIPTNGKTTIDITLEEDAAALDEIVIVGYGSQSKRDVTGAISQIKTEDIAQVVTANPTSALQGKLAGVQVETAGGAPGSPANVFVRGVSSLTNSFPLYVVDGAISDNINFLNAKDIVNLQVLKDATSAAIYGSRAANGVIIVTTNRGKQNSSPTVNIDIRSGVNTQPRKLDLLNGSEYIAFLNQRRINDGLAGNIPDPGIDTDFQDLSINSGTIQDYGFNISGGGENSKYFFSANYYDEEGLLISEEFNRKNIRLNSEFKIGKLKIQESFGFSENRFTRNNAFGNQGGTVPIIRPFAPENEGGFEAISDPVFGIGGTNKFANAQLVNDQNTERNFLGNMNFSYEIIEGLTAKLNVGTEYTNFYRNTFQPTFFQSNIDSEVNDNPLNDLTEVRGERYATNVEPTLNYKKSFGEHNFDVLIGGARQDITTNTLAIYAEGLPSNNITNIAQFTDNIINSGGGRFDNKLFSTFGRVNYNYKQKYLFTAIVRRDKTSLFADGFNTGTFPSFSVGWVISDEGFFNQDGLFNSLKFRAGYGELGSQNVDPFSNQSVVEPNSPITVGGSSGQIPGFAITSLVDPTLSFETSKTINFGVDTSLLDNNLKLSLDYFNRDNEDVIQAVAIPDSNGSVNPVFQNASSINNKGFEFEAAYSYDKGGDLTFNVGFNISAIQNELTDSPNPIVGPSYNEEGLRANRFEVGQPLGFFFGFKTDGIYNDQAEIDNDPFLANDPDRRALLQPGDFRRVDINNDGRINDEDQTSLGDPTPDFTYGLNLSVNYKNWDLGAFFNGVQGNEIYNVTKFFGYFFLDDNKFGIVRDSYTPENPNTNLPRVTTQDTAGNQLPSDFFVEDGSFFRLKTLEIGYNFNDFIGKEWVSNARVFANIQNVFTITNYSGYDPEIGSNNSGLGTNRGFFGFTPLTSADSVFDRGLDVRSQPRPRTFMIGIQMSF
- a CDS encoding GntR family transcriptional regulator → MSSLLQKIYDLQDINSLSKHEQIVNGIISAIDSGVLKVGDKLPSINEMVAEVGYARKTFVKAYTELKERGLVESKNLKGYYIISEETNVKLKVALILFAFHSFQEDFYNTFRKELGKKYHIDIFFHHNNLTLLKTVIDNISRKYGMYVIAPIQEKEVSSMMKQIPSDRLLIVDRYLKMPKDYSYISQEFEEVTYLKLVELTTQIKKYKRFVLFFKKYSDFPPGILHAFNRYISDYDINGEVVDSYEPNTLTKSTAYFSISDTQLWKVLKDARKMEYRIGSDIGILAHDDNIIKEIAFGGITTISTDFTYIAKKAAHFVKEGKPIQEIVPTYLRQRNSL
- a CDS encoding NUDIX domain-containing protein; this translates as MNSYQEKDKFYVAVDCIIFGFEDGKLKLLVFNRKINPFKNSLSLIGSFVKIGESVSDASKRILKESTGLKNVYMKELKTYSSVDRDPGFRCVSIAQYALIRINENIKNTVKENQAAWFDIDTIPKLILDHNLMVSDALKRIEDVARYKPIGFELLPEKFTIPQLQALYEAIYRKSLDPRNFRKKILSFDVIIKLEEKDKSGSKKGAYLYKFDRVRYQKLQESGYNFEI
- the galK gene encoding galactokinase, with protein sequence MAIHKSFVKGFKSELVVHSPGRINFIGEHTDYNNGFVLPTAIDKKIVFSFQKNDSEHECKIYSSSYDKMLDVNLSDLKPSKEEWENYILGVLSEISKISNGVKGFDCIIESQLPIGAGISSSAALECGLAYGLNELFNLNLSKIELVELSQRAEHNYVGTKCGIMDQFASVMSENEKVILLDCKSKHYRLIDAHFEPYKILLLNTNVSHNLASSEYNTRREECERVREIISKTYTKVKSLREVTKSMLDEYRDELTDVLYRRAYYVIEENDRVLQASELLEKKDIQGFGKLMYQSHRGLQHLYEVSCPELDFLVDFSEDYSQIIGSRMMGGGFGGCTINLIHADSVNDYIINVKEAYRKEFNIELTSFVTVPSQGTIIQANGTKH
- a CDS encoding UDP-glucose--hexose-1-phosphate uridylyltransferase produces the protein MEQNINQNPHRRFNILTGEWVLVSPHRTKRPWQGKTEELSKISKVSYDEDCYLCPGNKRASGDINPNYQKPFSFINDFSALFSEVPNEKVEIGLLRAEAEIGICKVVCFSPNHGLTLPIMKVEEIASVIELWKHEFSVLGSMKDINYVQIFENKGAIMGCSNPHPHGQIWAQKSIPEEVKKKTIRQKEYWDTHKKPLLLTYLDQELEHKERILIENNHFVALVPYWAIWPYETMIIPKRNIQRIDQLTKEEVISYAEIIKQLTTKYDNIFKTSFPYSAGIHQAPTDGLNHEEWQMHMAFYPPLLRSSSIKKFMVGYEMFANPQRDVTAEQAAKTIKEQPIEHYSLQL
- a CDS encoding GAF domain-containing protein, which gives rise to MLFEKLKPKVVDILKNEDNPVTDRLHQICQLLNDTIEYYDWVGFYFKNGNKEELKLRTYVGEETDHTIIPFGKGICGQVAVSNENFIVPDVQAQDNYIACSFTVKSEIVIPLFKDGENIGQIDIDSETPDPFTEKDERFLEFVNQEVAKIL